From Streptomyces sp. NBC_00370, a single genomic window includes:
- a CDS encoding HAD hydrolase-like protein — protein sequence MSQQGRSRPGSSGEALDKTYDTALLDLDGVVYAGGSAIAHAVEALGTARDAGMRLAYVTNNALRTPDAVAGHLTELGVPAEAADVITSAQAVARLIAEQVPAGARVLVIGGEGLRVALRERGLEPVESADDDPAAVAQGYGGPDLAWGRFAEAGYAVSRGVPWFASNTDLTIPSGRGIAPGNGAAVEVVRIATGAEPQVAGKPLPPMHRETILRTGAKHALVVGDRLDTDIEGAFNGEVDSLLVLTGVTDAAHLLAAEPKHRPTYVDADLRGLLTGQPEVTDTDGGFGCGGWTASVRDDAFVLDGDGAALDGLRALCAAAWTQAGEGSCTLDAGKVLAKLGL from the coding sequence ATGAGTCAGCAGGGCAGGTCCAGGCCGGGCAGCAGTGGCGAAGCGCTGGACAAGACGTACGACACGGCTCTGCTCGATCTTGACGGTGTGGTGTACGCGGGCGGTTCCGCCATCGCGCATGCCGTCGAAGCGCTCGGCACGGCGCGGGACGCGGGGATGCGTCTGGCGTACGTGACGAACAACGCGCTGCGGACGCCGGACGCCGTCGCCGGGCATCTGACGGAGCTGGGGGTGCCGGCCGAGGCGGCCGATGTGATCACGTCGGCGCAGGCGGTGGCGCGGCTGATCGCCGAGCAAGTGCCCGCAGGGGCCAGGGTGCTGGTCATCGGCGGGGAGGGGCTGCGGGTCGCGCTGCGCGAGCGCGGGCTTGAACCGGTGGAGTCGGCGGACGACGATCCCGCCGCGGTCGCCCAGGGGTACGGCGGGCCCGACCTCGCCTGGGGCAGGTTCGCCGAGGCCGGGTACGCGGTGTCCCGGGGCGTGCCGTGGTTCGCTTCGAACACGGACCTGACGATTCCGAGCGGGCGCGGCATCGCGCCGGGCAACGGGGCGGCCGTCGAGGTCGTACGGATCGCGACCGGCGCCGAACCGCAGGTCGCGGGCAAGCCGTTGCCGCCGATGCACCGGGAGACGATCCTGCGGACCGGCGCGAAGCACGCCCTGGTCGTGGGGGACCGGCTGGACACGGACATCGAGGGCGCGTTCAACGGCGAGGTGGACTCGCTGCTGGTGCTGACCGGAGTGACGGACGCCGCGCATCTCCTGGCCGCCGAGCCCAAGCACCGGCCGACGTACGTGGACGCGGATCTGCGCGGACTGCTGACCGGGCAGCCCGAAGTGACGGACACCGACGGCGGCTTCGGCTGCGGCGGGTGGACGGCGTCCGTGCGCGACGACGCGTTCGTCCTCGACGGGGACGGCGCCGCGCTGGACGGGCTGCGTGCGCTGTGCGCCGCTGCCTGGACGCAGGCCGGGGAAGGCTCCTGCACGCTCGACGCGGGGAAGGTGCTGGCGAAGCTGGGTCTCTGA
- a CDS encoding FecCD family ABC transporter permease, producing the protein MPAAPPARRTLRAAGLLLALCVLLLVCVASIAVGAKSISPADVWHGLFHASGTDNDVIVTDVRLPRTVLGLLVGAALGLAGAVMQALTRNPLAEPGLLGVNAGASAAVVSAISFLGVTSLTGYVWFAFAGAAVVSVAVYVLGGSRGATPVRLALAGTAASAALFGYVNAVQLLDSAALDRLRFWTVGSLASADMSTVGKVWPFIAAGVLLALLIARPLNAMEMGDDTARSLGARLTRTRVLAMLSVTLLCGAATAACGPIVFIGLMVPHLVRTVTGPDMRWILPYAAVLAPVLLLGSDVLGRVVARPSELQVGIVTALIGGPVFVQLVRRKRMAQL; encoded by the coding sequence CTGCCCGCAGCGCCGCCCGCGCGCCGCACCCTGCGCGCCGCCGGGTTGCTGCTCGCTCTCTGCGTGCTGCTCCTGGTGTGTGTCGCGAGCATCGCCGTCGGCGCGAAGTCGATTTCGCCCGCCGACGTGTGGCACGGGCTGTTCCACGCGTCGGGCACCGACAACGACGTGATCGTCACCGACGTACGGCTGCCGCGCACCGTCCTCGGGCTGCTCGTCGGCGCCGCCCTCGGGCTGGCCGGCGCCGTGATGCAGGCACTCACCCGCAACCCGCTCGCCGAGCCGGGGCTGCTGGGTGTCAACGCCGGTGCCTCGGCGGCCGTCGTCTCCGCGATCAGCTTCCTCGGCGTCACCTCACTGACCGGGTACGTGTGGTTCGCCTTCGCCGGCGCCGCCGTCGTGTCCGTGGCGGTCTACGTCCTCGGTGGCAGCCGTGGCGCCACCCCCGTACGGCTCGCGCTCGCCGGTACGGCGGCGAGCGCCGCGCTGTTCGGCTATGTCAACGCCGTCCAGCTGCTGGACTCGGCCGCGCTCGACCGGCTGCGGTTCTGGACGGTCGGCTCGCTCGCCTCCGCCGACATGTCGACCGTCGGCAAGGTGTGGCCGTTCATCGCGGCCGGTGTGCTGCTCGCGCTGCTGATCGCCCGCCCGCTGAACGCGATGGAGATGGGCGACGACACGGCGCGCTCCCTGGGCGCGCGGCTGACCCGTACGCGCGTGCTCGCGATGCTCTCCGTCACCCTGCTGTGCGGGGCCGCGACCGCGGCGTGCGGGCCGATCGTCTTCATCGGGCTGATGGTGCCCCATCTCGTCCGTACCGTCACGGGCCCGGACATGCGCTGGATCCTGCCGTACGCGGCGGTGCTCGCGCCGGTGCTGCTGCTCGGCTCCGACGTGCTGGGCAGGGTCGTGGCCCGGCCTTCGGAACTGCAGGTCGGCATCGTCACCGCGCTGATCGGCGGGCCCGTCTTCGTCCAACTCGTCCGCCGCAAGAGGATGGCCCAGCTGTGA